The genomic segment CGAAGAAACGAAGTTAGATGTCGTCAAAACAGGAAAAGGTGAGATGGCTTACGTTACAGCCGTCGAGGGCGTTCGAGAGAAGTCAGCTGGAGCAAGTAGCGGCTGGGTATTCGGCGTCAATGAAAAACCGGGTGAGGTCGGAGCAGGAAGCTACGAACTTCAAGACGGAGATCGCCTTGAATGGCGATTTGAAAAAGATGCAATGGCTTATTTTCAGTAAAACAGAACGGGAGCGACTTCATCCATTGAATGTTGCTCTTTTTTTGATGGTGATGTTATCGGTCCCGTTCGTTTTGCACGATCATATAGGGAGGCTCGTACTCGTCCATCTCGTCTTTTTCATCACCATTCGTCAGTTCGAGGTCTTTCGTTATCTCATGTTACCGCTACTCTATACATTGATGATGATGGTTCCACTTCTCTATGGCGCTTCGATTGATGTAATTGGGATTCTGACGGTCAGCGTACAAATCACCTTATTTATCACATCAAGTCAACTCGTGTTCACGCTCGTTCGTCTCGAACAGATGGGACCCTGACCCTTGTTTCGGATGTTACCACGACTGACGCGACTAACGGGGCTCGTACTTGCCCTAATTCCGTCTTTGCTCCGGACATGGCCGGAAGTGAAGATGAGTCATCGACATCACGCATTATCGGAGCAATTAGAACGAATGGCGATGTATCATTTACTACCGATTGACGCCGTACCGAGCAGACTTCGAAAGCTGACGCTGCGCGACATTCGAACGGGTGTGATTTTGCTTAGTGTCAGCAGTCTGCTGTTGACCCCGTATGCTTATGTGGGTGCAGTCGTATTGCCAATGATTTTACTCTGTTCGAAAGGAGCTTTTCGTGATGCCAACGATTATTTCAAACGACAACGAAGCGACCGGACAGCTTGAGCGTCTCGCGGCGGAAGCGGGACAGCCTATCATCTATCCGGAACGACTGCTACATGGGCGAGTTCGTGATTTACTAGCGACAACAAGTCTATTTGTCGCGGGAGAACTTACGACGCTCCTCGGACTAGAACCGTTCTTTGAGCGAGAGGTAAGTGAATTATCATCCGGAGAACAACAACTCGTTTCAGTTGGATATGCGCTCGCTTCGTTACCGCCAAGTCTTTTCTTAGAGAATCCCTTCCTGTTTTTAGATCAAGTCCGAAAACGGCGATTGGTCGATTTGCTGAGTGAGATGGAACGTCGCTTTTCATGTCGTATCTATTATTCAGTCACCGATCAAGCGGATTTAGAACAGATTGTGTTCGAGCAAGCAGCTCGAGGAGACATCTATGATGAGATGCGGGCCGTCGAACATCGCTATCCGATGCAGACGCGCTACGCATTAGACGTATCCCGCCTTAGGTTAGCGGCAGGAGAACGAGTGGTGCTCGTTGGTGCCAACGGGAGTGGGAAGTCGACGTTGCTACGGCT from the Exiguobacterium oxidotolerans JCM 12280 genome contains:
- a CDS encoding DUF4430 domain-containing protein, whose amino-acid sequence is MKQWILAGSLLILAGCSDEAEPKTSKTEACDVKVDVSVVNHAKDKTLFEKAMCFDQEETALDALEETKLDVVKTGKGEMAYVTAVEGVREKSAGASSGWVFGVNEKPGEVGAGSYELQDGDRLEWRFEKDAMAYFQ
- a CDS encoding ATP-binding cassette domain-containing protein; protein product: MPTIISNDNEATGQLERLAAEAGQPIIYPERLLHGRVRDLLATTSLFVAGELTTLLGLEPFFEREVSELSSGEQQLVSVGYALASLPPSLFLENPFLFLDQVRKRRLVDLLSEMERRFSCRIYYSVTDQADLEQIVFEQAARGDIYDEMRAVEHRYPMQTRYALDVSRLRLAAGERVVLVGANGSGKSTLLRLLLGVERPLYGKVKRRGRKNYLPAHPALAPQVDSQPGTFASQKQRLFERLDWSDDAYYFDEPTAGLTDAQRQRFVETLIEQPMKLVVMATHDDFLIRHATRVLYLVQGEIAFDGPAATFLEQSRLYGWD